The following proteins come from a genomic window of Gottfriedia acidiceleris:
- a CDS encoding sigma-54 interaction domain-containing protein, translating into MKQNVMIVGMGTGGTAVLKLLSHSDLFHVVAVVDMIKEAKGVELAKSLHIPILKDWKSNLNEEIDVVINTTGDETIYQELIEYKPKNTLVIPGSVAKMISDLVQEKESLFNLINNKKRQQELILDNTHDGMIVVDKWGKILLFNRSAERMLHTDKDAAIGRYILDVVPTSKLPRVLQTKKKEINQEHILINGSKIFTTRIPIFRDDGELEGAISVFKDDTEVIDLAEEVTNLKEVYSMLEAVIQSSDEAISVVDEKGNGIIINPAYTRLTGLSSEQVLGKHATIDITEGESVHLKVLKTKQAVRGVRMKVGKQNRDVLVNVAPVIVDGKLKGSVGVIHDVSEISQLTNELHRARQIIRTLEAKYSFEDIAGESEGISLAIMQAKLAASTPATVLLRGESGTGKELFAHAIHNESDRKYNKFVRVNCAAISESLLESELFGYEEGAFSGAKRGGKRGLFEEANNGSIFLDEIGELSPAMQAKLLRVLQEKEIRRVGGTKSIPINVRVIAATNVHLEEAIIEGKFREDLYYRLNKLPIIIPALKDRIEDILPIGERLLAKINQDYGRNVEGISLSALNKLKSYNWPGNVRELENVLGRAVIFMKFNEKQILPEHLSAIVQVKQEQSVHHNEVHTEEISSLDEMVINYEGEIIEKILMKNNGNKTRSAKELGISVRNLYYKLEKYHTAKNSTQ; encoded by the coding sequence ATGAAACAAAACGTAATGATTGTTGGAATGGGAACTGGAGGTACAGCTGTATTAAAACTTCTATCACATTCTGATTTATTTCATGTTGTTGCAGTAGTAGATATGATAAAAGAGGCTAAAGGCGTAGAACTTGCTAAAAGCTTACATATTCCAATACTAAAGGATTGGAAGTCTAATTTAAACGAAGAGATTGATGTTGTCATAAATACTACTGGAGATGAAACCATATACCAGGAATTAATCGAGTATAAACCTAAGAATACTTTAGTGATCCCAGGTTCTGTTGCAAAAATGATATCTGATCTTGTTCAAGAAAAAGAATCACTTTTTAATTTAATCAATAATAAAAAAAGGCAACAGGAACTCATTTTGGACAACACTCATGATGGGATGATTGTGGTTGATAAATGGGGAAAAATTCTTTTATTTAATCGCTCAGCAGAAAGAATGTTACATACTGATAAAGATGCTGCGATTGGTAGGTATATATTGGATGTTGTCCCAACTAGTAAATTACCTCGGGTTCTTCAAACAAAAAAGAAGGAAATTAATCAAGAACATATTTTAATTAACGGAAGTAAGATTTTTACGACCCGAATTCCAATCTTTCGAGATGATGGTGAACTTGAAGGGGCAATTTCTGTTTTTAAAGATGATACTGAGGTTATCGATTTAGCAGAAGAGGTTACAAATTTAAAAGAAGTTTATAGCATGCTTGAAGCAGTCATTCAAAGTTCGGATGAAGCAATTTCAGTTGTAGATGAAAAAGGTAATGGAATTATTATTAATCCTGCATACACAAGATTGACTGGATTATCCAGTGAACAAGTTCTTGGTAAACATGCAACAATTGATATTACTGAAGGTGAAAGTGTTCATTTAAAAGTCTTGAAAACAAAACAAGCAGTTCGTGGAGTACGCATGAAAGTCGGAAAGCAAAATCGTGATGTACTAGTGAATGTAGCTCCAGTAATCGTAGACGGAAAATTAAAAGGCAGTGTTGGAGTAATCCATGATGTTTCTGAAATTTCACAGTTAACGAATGAACTACATAGAGCACGTCAAATTATTAGAACATTAGAGGCAAAATATTCTTTCGAGGATATAGCTGGTGAATCTGAAGGAATCAGTTTAGCGATCATGCAGGCTAAATTAGCAGCGAGCACTCCTGCTACCGTATTACTACGTGGGGAATCAGGAACAGGTAAAGAATTGTTTGCTCACGCGATTCATAATGAAAGCGATCGCAAATATAATAAATTCGTTCGAGTGAATTGTGCTGCTATTTCTGAGTCTTTATTGGAAAGTGAATTATTTGGTTATGAAGAAGGTGCTTTTTCTGGCGCAAAACGTGGTGGGAAAAGAGGGCTTTTTGAGGAAGCTAATAATGGTAGTATTTTCTTAGATGAAATTGGAGAATTATCACCTGCGATGCAAGCCAAACTATTAAGGGTCCTACAAGAGAAAGAAATAAGACGTGTTGGTGGAACAAAGTCTATTCCTATAAATGTGCGAGTGATTGCTGCTACGAATGTCCATCTGGAGGAAGCAATCATTGAAGGAAAGTTTCGTGAAGATCTATATTATCGATTAAATAAACTTCCTATTATTATTCCTGCGCTAAAGGATCGAATTGAAGATATTTTACCGATTGGCGAAAGATTATTAGCAAAAATCAATCAAGACTACGGTCGAAATGTTGAGGGAATCTCATTATCAGCATTAAATAAATTAAAAAGTTACAATTGGCCTGGTAATGTTAGGGAGTTGGAAAATGTGCTAGGAAGAGCTGTTATATTTATGAAATTTAATGAAAAACAAATCCTACCTGAACATTTATCAGCGATTGTACAAGTTAAGCAAGAACAATCTGTTCATCATAACGAAGTTCATACTGAAGAAATAAGCTCCCTTGATGAAATGGTTATAAATTATGAAGGTGAAATTATTGAAAAGATATTAATGAAAAATAATGGCAATAAAACAAGGTCCGCAAAAGAGCTTGGAATATCAGTAAGGAATTTGTATTATAAATTGGAAAAATACCACACTGCAAAAAATAGCACGCAATAA
- the yqiS gene encoding phosphate butyryltransferase → MNLTDIMLRAKNYSRQTVAVAVAEDFEVKEAVSIALDNDLANFLLFGNEQAIYEMYDELLKNEQFAERLKIVHSHSNKEAAKNAVVAVRSGEASIVMKGNLSSSVLLKEVLNKEYGLRDKSVLSHVAIFDVPGRENAVIVTDAAMNIAPTLDQKVKIIENSVEIARKVGIETPKVAVLAAVEVVNPAMQVTLDAATLTVMNTRGQIKNCIVDGPLALDNAISVEAAEHKGLTGEVAGRADILLVPTIETGNILYKSLVFMANSEVAALIAGAKAPIVLTSRSDSAMTKLYSLALAICNSKN, encoded by the coding sequence ATGAATTTAACAGATATAATGTTACGCGCGAAGAATTATTCTAGGCAAACTGTTGCTGTAGCTGTTGCTGAAGACTTCGAAGTAAAAGAAGCAGTTTCAATTGCGTTAGATAATGATTTAGCAAACTTTTTACTTTTCGGAAACGAGCAAGCGATCTATGAAATGTATGATGAATTATTAAAAAACGAACAATTTGCAGAAAGACTAAAAATTGTTCATTCTCATTCAAACAAAGAGGCTGCTAAAAATGCAGTTGTAGCTGTTCGCTCTGGTGAAGCTTCAATTGTAATGAAAGGTAATCTTTCATCTTCAGTTCTTCTAAAAGAAGTATTGAACAAAGAATATGGTTTAAGAGATAAAAGTGTTTTATCGCATGTTGCAATATTCGACGTACCAGGTAGAGAAAATGCAGTAATCGTAACAGATGCTGCGATGAACATAGCACCTACGTTAGATCAAAAGGTGAAAATTATTGAAAATAGTGTTGAAATTGCAAGGAAAGTAGGAATAGAAACCCCTAAAGTTGCTGTACTGGCAGCTGTTGAAGTAGTAAATCCTGCAATGCAAGTAACACTAGATGCAGCAACACTAACTGTCATGAATACAAGAGGACAAATTAAAAATTGTATTGTTGATGGACCATTAGCGCTTGATAATGCCATTTCTGTTGAAGCAGCTGAACATAAAGGATTAACAGGTGAAGTTGCTGGGCGAGCTGATATTTTATTAGTACCTACAATAGAAACTGGAAATATTTTATATAAATCATTAGTCTTTATGGCTAACTCAGAAGTGGCTGCACTTATTGCTGGAGCAAAGGCACCGATTGTTTTAACTTCGCGTTCTGACTCTGCAATGACAAAATTATATTCATTAGCGTTAGCTATATGTAATTCTAAAAACTAA